The window AGAGTAAGAGGGCTTTGATTTCGCGACGGATGCCTGCCCAAACAAATCCGTCAATCGCGTCAGTCCATCTTGTGCCGCACAGTGAGAGGGGCATGGGATCACGCAAAGGAAAGCTGTTACGCCAACACATGCGAGCGAGATCCATTGCGATGCGAATTTGATTTGCCGTGAACACATTGTCGAGTTCATTTGAAAGTGACGGGGCGGGATGAGAATCATGGAGTGTCTATCAGCGGAAAAAATTGCGAAGCGAATCGAAAATACTGGGGGCTCGCGATTCCGGCTTTGCAGGAACCGGCTGCCCCATCACTGGAGCGGCGAGAGTGATACCGGCCGCTCTCACGTGGATTGATTTCAGCAAGACTTCGGATGAGCGTCCGGCCCCACCGGTATGCAAAACAACGCGAACTCGTCTTGGATCGATGGGTTGCTCGGAGACACGAACCGTCCCCAGCAGCAACGACTGCTGATCATCTTCCCGTCCCGCGATGCAGAAGCATCGATCACCGCGTCGAACGATGCGAAGGTAGTCCGGGTTATCAAGTGGTTGGCTTCCGATGATGCGATAGATCGATTTGCCGTCGCTGAGAACCCGGGACATCGCTCGGCTGGCGACCGTTCCAGAATCCGATTTATTCATCATCGCATTGACTTGGGTGCTGTCGTCGTCACTCCATTCGATTTGCAGATACAACTGCGTCTGCTGCCCTTGAACAGGCGTCTCCAAATGGACAGCATCAAAATAGAAAGCGATGTCGAAATCACCTTCGATCAGATGTTGCAGCGAGACTCCCGCACTTGTCCATTCATCCGTCCCCGGGGCGATGACCTTCACCCCGGATGGTGACCGGTGCCATGCACCCCAGTGATAAATTGCGTTCGGATCCTCAGCCGCCTTGGTGAAGTCATGCTCCAACGTGAAAGGCAGACGATCCCGTTGCTGATCTAACGAAGCCAAAGACGCTTCGTGGTCAATTTCACTCACTCCTTCCAAGCGTTCGGCACGGACCTGAAACTCGGTGAACCTCGCGTTGACTCGCCCATCGGGACCTTGAATTTGAACTCCGAACTGAATGCTCATCGGCTTCAAATCTTCTTTGACAAACTCTTCTTCGCCAATCAGATAGAAGTAATCGGAGTCGCCATCGGCGGCCAAGTAGAACACTTTGTCACCACGTCGTGACAAACGCAGACGTCCAGCGTCGCCATCGCACGGAATCTTGCCAAAATAGTGACGGCGTTGCTCCCCGTTGACCGTCGCCATTCTCAGACACTGCATCATTTGGTCGTTGCCGCGGTCGTTGACCCACTGAATCAACGCGGTGTCTTCCGCGGGCGTGTCTGCGACCACGTGCATTCGGATGCTGCCGATCTTTTCCTTCTGTGATTCACATTGAAGTTGATCGTAGGTGACGGTGATGTCAAAGTCGCCACCGACTCGAACGTCAGGAGCCATCAAGGTCCCCCGGTAACCGGCATCACTGGTTTGATTGAGCACCACTCCTTCGTCGGTCGCCATCAGCGTTTTTGCGGGATCACCTTCGATCTGTAAGAAACGGCCTCCCACCATCGCATCTCGATCGATGCGATAACTCAATTCCTGACCAGGTTCGCTCGCCGTCCAATCCAGTTTCCCTTCGAAATCACCCGCCAACTGCTGCTCGTCTATCTCGGGCAGTTCCTTGGGCCAATCGCCACTCCAACGCGCGTTCCGAACTCGCAAAGCGGACTGATCGGCGAAGTGAAACAGTCCAAAGCAGGGGGACAGAGAATTGCTTTCGATCTTCGACTCGTGAATCGTTTGACCATTTAGACGCAAAACAACTTCGTCGCCACGACGTTGAAGTTGCATTTGGTTCCAAGCTTTGACTTGCAACGGAACCGGCGGCGAGTCCTTGGCACTGACACGTCGCTCATTGTCCGGACGCAAGCCACTTTTGTCGTAGCGTCCATCGGTCAACTGATGCTCACTCACCCCGTTTTCACGAATGAGGTAACACGTCCGTCCCAAGGCAGGGTGAGCCGCCGATTGATCACCGTCGTACCAAAACTCGTATTCGATCACACCGTCTTCCACCATCGGACGGATGTACCGCAGAAGATGCTCGACATGACTGCCTCGAGGCAGATACGCAATTTGCGGGTCAGTGATCTCGGTGATCAATCCTGCTGATAAATCTTGAACTCGATAGGCCGACCAATTTGCGAGTTGATTGGAACGATTGCCTGGATCTTGGTAGTAATCGTACCAACCCAACAGTTCGGCGGACTCGACCATTTCAATGCGGTCTGGAATGATCGGATCGCCCGTGATCCGAAGATTGTCGACGCCACCTTGGACGCGATAGTTTGTCCGTACCGCAATCCACGGGTAGGCAGAATCGCCCAATGGTTGACGGTGGATTTCGCGTCCATTGATGGATGTCACGACCTCGCCATCTCGCACCTGGGCCCGCGTCCGCAAAATTCCGTAGCGATGCGTGTCGGTGAGTTCCTCGCCAATGCTTGTCCGCCCTAGCTCCTGACGAACGTTGCCCACCATGTTCTGAGTGTGGTTGTAAACCAACCCTGCGTAGTAGCCACCGACCAACAAATGAGCCTCGCGATATCCGAATCCGGTTGCCATCGCGTCGACGGTGTATTCGCCGTGCAGTGGCGACTGAAAGAACAGAAAATCGTCGCCGTAGTTGGACTGATTTCGATACTGGCCTTGGACAACGGATGGATTGGGATAAGGGAATGCGTTGCCGTGATCAAAGGCACGTTCAAGACTTCCCATGAACCATTGCGGCGATCCTTCCATCGCGCTTCCCACCTCTTCGGGCTCACTCAAGCGAACCTGAGCGGCAACGAGGTGACGAATCCAAGCGGGGCGATCGTATTCTTTTCGGTAAGCAAGCGTTGTGAACAAAACCAGCTCACGAATGGCGGTTGTTGACGGCTTCGATTGAACCGCTTTCTCAGCCAACAA of the Rhodopirellula baltica SH 1 genome contains:
- a CDS encoding DUF1583 domain-containing protein: MMNDLKNQRVLKSVSVLVAFWMLANANQPSQADDAARSDAGAFAWIFDDHHVSESGTMVCEHAEGLEPTERLQYLKSWVIPGPNSPRLRITADFGHVDDDQPEHPAVISPALQLIRLAGQSNQLDSLSKDINQFAATTPEDRCDQLVMSVLIALEKNDVAAVEKGVDELLNLVRPVSALLDRSRDGIVLLAEKAVQSKPSTTAIRELVLFTTLAYRKEYDRPAWIRHLVAAQVRLSEPEEVGSAMEGSPQWFMGSLERAFDHGNAFPYPNPSVVQGQYRNQSNYGDDFLFFQSPLHGEYTVDAMATGFGYREAHLLVGGYYAGLVYNHTQNMVGNVRQELGRTSIGEELTDTHRYGILRTRAQVRDGEVVTSINGREIHRQPLGDSAYPWIAVRTNYRVQGGVDNLRITGDPIIPDRIEMVESAELLGWYDYYQDPGNRSNQLANWSAYRVQDLSAGLITEITDPQIAYLPRGSHVEHLLRYIRPMVEDGVIEYEFWYDGDQSAAHPALGRTCYLIRENGVSEHQLTDGRYDKSGLRPDNERRVSAKDSPPVPLQVKAWNQMQLQRRGDEVVLRLNGQTIHESKIESNSLSPCFGLFHFADQSALRVRNARWSGDWPKELPEIDEQQLAGDFEGKLDWTASEPGQELSYRIDRDAMVGGRFLQIEGDPAKTLMATDEGVVLNQTSDAGYRGTLMAPDVRVGGDFDITVTYDQLQCESQKEKIGSIRMHVVADTPAEDTALIQWVNDRGNDQMMQCLRMATVNGEQRRHYFGKIPCDGDAGRLRLSRRGDKVFYLAADGDSDYFYLIGEEEFVKEDLKPMSIQFGVQIQGPDGRVNARFTEFQVRAERLEGVSEIDHEASLASLDQQRDRLPFTLEHDFTKAAEDPNAIYHWGAWHRSPSGVKVIAPGTDEWTSAGVSLQHLIEGDFDIAFYFDAVHLETPVQGQQTQLYLQIEWSDDDSTQVNAMMNKSDSGTVASRAMSRVLSDGKSIYRIIGSQPLDNPDYLRIVRRGDRCFCIAGREDDQQSLLLGTVRVSEQPIDPRRVRVVLHTGGAGRSSEVLLKSIHVRAAGITLAAPVMGQPVPAKPESRAPSIFDSLRNFFR